A window of Primulina huaijiensis isolate GDHJ02 chromosome 9, ASM1229523v2, whole genome shotgun sequence contains these coding sequences:
- the LOC140984077 gene encoding type III polyketide synthase B-like, producing MPSTLKENKVSVSILKLSLIERVMGSEEMKQCLKNSGHGKAVILAIGKAFPHQLVMQEFLVDGYFKNTNCDDPDLKQKLTRLCKTTTVKTRYVVMSEEILKKYPELATEGVPTVKQRLDICNSAVTKMAIEASQSCIKKWGRSVSDITHLVYVSSSEARMPGGDIYIAKGLGLSPKTRRVMLYFSGCSGGVAGLRVAKDIAENNPGSRVLLATSETTIIGYKPPSAERPYDLVGVALFGDGAGAMIIGSNPTLNLEKPLFELHTSMQHFLPDTEKVIDGRLTEEGISFKLERELPQIIEDNIQDFCIELMGFAGFSEKDYNKLFWAVHPGGPAILNRLEKKLELFPDKLNSSRRALADYGNASSNTIVYVLEYMLEEAKNVKKEEENGDNKWGLILAFGPGITFEGILTKNLTV from the exons ATGCCATCtactttgaaagaaaacaaagttTCTGTAAGCATTTTGAAGTTGTCATTGATCGAAAGAGTCATGGGAAGTGAAGAGATGAAGCAATGCCTGAAGAATTCCGGTCATGGAAAAGCGGTGATTCTAGCCATTGGAAAAGCCTTTCCTCACCAGCTGGTGATGCAAGAGTTTCTGGTTGATGGCTATTTCAAAAACACCAACTGTGACGACCCCGACCTAAAGCAGAAGCTCACTCGGCTCT GCAAGACAACCACAGTTAAGACCAGATATGTAGTAATGTCAGAAGAAATCCTTAAAAAGTATCCTGAACTAGCCACTGAAGGGGTTCCAACCGTCAAGCAAAGGCTGGACATTTGCAACTCAGCCGTAACGAAAATGGCGATCGAGGCCTCACAATCTTGCATCAAGAAATGGGGAAGGTCAGTGTCAGACATAACCCACTTAGTCTACGTCTCCTCCAGTGAAGCCCGGATGCCGGGTGGCGATATATACATTGCAAAAGGGCTGGGTCTCAGTCCGAAAACTCGCAGGGTCATGCTCTACTTCTCAGGATGCTCAGGTGGAGTGGCTGGTCTTCGAGTAGCCAAAGACATTGCTGAGAACAATCCCGGAAGTCGCGTCCTGCTTGCAACCTCAGAAACTACCATTATTGGATACAAGCCACCAAGTGCCGAAAGGCCATATGATTTGGTTGGAGTTGCTTTGTTTGGTGATGGGGCCGGAGCCATGATCATCGGCTCGAACCCAACTCTAAATCTCGAAAAACCACTTTTTGAACTTCATACATCGATGCAACATTTTCTACCAGATACAGAGAAGGTTATTGATGGGAGACTCACGGAAGAAGGCATAAGTTTCAAGCTGGAAAGGGAGCTCCCTCAGATaattgaagataatattcaagATTTCTGTATCGAACTGATGGGATTTGCTGGATTTTCTGAAAAAGACTACAACAAATTGTTTTGGGCCGTTCATCCGGGAGGACCGGCGATTTTAAATCGGTTGGAGAAGAAGTTGGAGCTTTTTCCAGACAAACTGAATTCCAGTAGAAGGGCTCTGGCAGATTATGGAAATGCTAGTAGCAATACAATTGTCTATGTGCTGGAGTATATGTTAGAAGAGGCCAAAAATGttaagaaagaagaagaaaatgggGATAACAAATGGGGATTGATCTTGGCTTTTGGCCCTGGAATCACATTTGAGGGGATTCTTACAAAAAATCTCACTGTGTGA